A window of Variovorax sp. HW608 genomic DNA:
CAGCAGCCGCTGCACCGGGGGCTGGAACTCGCGTCCCGCTTCGGAGAGCTGCACGCGGCGCGTATGGCGGTCGAAGAGTTGCACGCCCATCTCGCGCTCCAGCTCGCGCACCAGCACGCTGAGCGCCGATTGCGTGAGATGCAGGCTCGCGGCCGCGGCGGTGAAGCTGCCGGCTTCCGCGACGGCGGCGAAGGCGCGCAACTGGCGCAAGGTGAGATTCATGGCATTGCTTCATCAATCGATGAATTTATTTCGATTGAATCATAAGAAGAAGCGCGGCCCAATCCACCCCATCGAGCCCCCGATGGAGACAACCATGCCCGACGAGACTGCAATCGCCGCGCCGCCCGTGCCTGTGCAGGGCCTTCACCACTTCGCCTGGCGCTGCCGCGACAGCGAGGAAACCCGCCGCTTCTACGAAGACCTGCTGGGCCTGCCGCTCGCGCACGTGATCAAGAGCGATCATGTGCCGAGCACCGGCGAGTACTGCCCCTACGTGCACATCTTCTTCCAGATGCGCGACGGCTCGTACATCGCCTTCTTCGATCTCGGCGACGACGCGGCGGCGCTGCCTTCGCCCAACACGCCCGCATGGGTCAACCACATCGCGCTGCGCGTCGATTCGGTCGAAGATCTGATGGCGGCCAAGTCGCGGCTCGAAACGGCGGGCGTCGAAGTGCTCGGGCCGACAGACCATCACATCATCGAGTCGATCTACTTCTTCGACCCGAACGGCATCCGGCTCGAACTCACCACGCCCACGGTGCCGAAGTCCGAGATGGACGCCCACGCACTCAAGGCCCGCGCCGCGCTCGACGCCTGGACCGAGCGCAAGGCCGCGCTGCGAAAGGCGGCGCATGGCTGAACTGCAACTCGCGGTCATCGACATCAAGCCCGGCGCCGCGCTCGAAAGCCAGTCGGGCCTGCAGATGCTGCGCCCGCGCATCTATGGCGCGTACCGCGCACCGGCCGGCCCGAAGAAGCTCGCCGCGATCGTGATGCACCCCACGAGCAACTTCATGGGCCACTACCTGATCGGCCCGCTGGCCGAGCGCGGCATCTGCTGCATGGGCCTGAACTCGCGCTACATGGGCAACGACACGGTGCTGCTGATGGAGCGCGCGATCCAGGACCTCGGCGCCGGCGTGAAGCACCTGCGCGCGATGGGCTACGAGAAGGTCGTGCTGATCGGCAACTCGGGCGGCGCGGCGCTCGCGAGCTTCTACCAGGCACAGGCCGAGCAGCTCACGGCGCACCACTTCGCGGACGGCGATCCGACGCATCTGCATCCCGACGACCTGCCGCCGGTGGACGGCATCGCGCTGTGCGCCGCGCACCTCGGGCGCACGCGGCTGATGCGCGACTGGATCGATCCTTCGCTGACCGACGAGCACGATCCGCTCTCGGTCGACCCCGAGCTCGACATGTACGACTCTCGCCATCGCGTGCCCTACGACGCCGACTTCCTCGCCCGCTTCAGCGCGGCGCAGAAGGCGCGGCTCGACCGCATCGAGCACTGGGCGCTGGAGCGCCTCTGCCAGCTTCGCAGCACGCCCGGGGCGCCGCGCGACCAGGCTTTCATCGTCTACCGCACGCATGCCGATCCGCGCTGCGTGGACCTCTCGCTCGACGCCAACGATCGCGCGCCGGGCAGCGTCTGGGGCGATGCGCGGCAGGTGAACTACTCGTGCAACGCGATGGGCCGCACGAGCTCGCTGACGGCCTTCCTGTCGCAGTGGTCCTCGCGCTCGCAGGCCGACGGGCCGACGAACCTCGCGCGCACCACCTGCCCGAAGCTGCTCCTGACCTACACCGCCGACCAGTCCACCTTCCCGAGCACGCGCGACGCATGGATGGCGGCCGGCGGCGATCGCATCCGCAACGTCGACATCGTCGGCGGCAACCACTACCTCGCGGGACAACCGGAGCTCGTGCCGCGCGCCGCGGATGCCATCGCCGAATGGGCGCACGCCCTGTGAACACATCGCAGACCCCGATGGAAACCTACACCTTCGCTCCTGCGTACGAACTGCCTAGCTGGCCGTTCGTGCCGCCGCCTGAACTCGCAAGCGCCGCGGTCGTGCGCCACCCGATCGTGATCGTCGGCGCCGGCCCTGCCGGCCTCACATTGGCCTGTGACCTCGCGAGCCGCGGCGTGCGCGCGGTGCTGCTCGACGAGGACGACACGGTCGGCGTGCGCGGCGCCTCGTCGCGCGGCATCTGCTATGCGCAGAAGAGCCTGGAGATCTTCGCGCGCCTCGGCATCTACGAGCGCATCGTCGAAAAGGGCATCACCTGGTCCTTCGGCCGCACCTTCTCGGATGACAAGGAGGTCTACAACTTCAACCTGAAGACCGACAGCGTCTCGGCGCAGCCGCCCTTCATCAACCTGCAGCAGTTCTACATCGAGTGGTTCCTGGTCGACCGCATCCACGAACTCGGCCTGACCGAGCTGCGCTGGAAGAATCGCGTGACGCAGGTGACGCCGCTCGCCGATGGGGTTCGCATCGCGGTGGAGACGCCGGCCGGCAGCTACACCATCGAGGCCGACCACCTCGTCGACGCGACCGGCGCGAACAGCCCGATCCGCACGCAGCTCGGCATCGAGGCGCATCCTTCGCGCAGCACCGACCGCTGGTGCATCACCGATGTGCGCTTCAAGAAGCCGCTGCCGACCGAGCGCTGGACCTGGGTCGATGCGCCCTTCAACGAAGGCCGCGCCGTGTGGCAGCACCTGATGGGCGACGGCGTCTGGCGCATCGACTACCAGATGCCGGAGGACTGCGACACCGCGCACATCAGCAAGCCCGAAGTGGCCGGCGCACGACTGCGCGAGCAGCTCGGGCCCGGCGTGGAATTCGAGTTCGTGTGGATCGGCCCGTACGGCTACCGCGACCACCTGCTCGACAACTTCCGCCACGGCCGGATCCTCTTCATCGGCGATTCGGCGCACGTCGTGAGTCCCTTCGGCGCGCGCGGCGGCAACAGCGGCATCCAGGATGCGGCGAATCTCGGATGGAAGCTCGCGCTCGTCACGCAAGGGCTTGCGGGCGATGCGCTGCTCGACACCTACGACGCGGAGCGCCGCCCCGCCGCGGTGGAGAACCTGCGCGTCACCAGCCGCTCGGCGCGCTTTCTCGCGCCGCGGTCGCCGGCCGAGCACACGATCCGCCGCGCGGTCGTCGCACTCGCGCAGCGCCATCCCTTCGCGCGGGCGCTGGTCAACACGGGCCGCATGTCGGTCGCCAACGACTATCCCGCGGCCACGCATCTGCCGGCCGGCGCGAAGACGGTGCAGAACATTCCGCTGCGATGGCAGGGCGGAACGCCGACCACGATCGCGGCCCTGCTGGCCGACGGCACGCAATGCCTCGGCCTCTGGTTCGCGCCGACGCGCGCGCAGGCGAATGACGCATCGGCCCTCGAGGCCTCGTTGCCGCTGCGGCTCGTCGCGGTCGGCGGCGACAGCGGCCTGCCCACGCTGCAGCCTGATGACGTGCTGGCCCGGCATCTCGGCGCTGCAACGCCCGGCAGCCTCTGCATCGTGCGGCCAGACGCCTATCGTGGCGCGCTGCTGAACGACCCGACGCCCGCATCGATCGCCGCCGCGCTCCACACCGCGCTCGCACATCGCTGACTCCGAAGACCATGATCACCGAGCCCCACATCCCCGACCCCGACGGCTTCTACGCGGCCTGGATCGCCGCGCACGAAGGCCTCACCGAAGCCCAGAGCGCCGACTACAACGCCCGCCTCGTGCTGCTGCTGGCCAACCAGTGCGGCGACCAGCAAGTGCTGCTGGACTGCATCGCCGCCGCCCGCGAAAGCGGCAACACCCCCACGACAGACAACCCACGCCATCCCACATGAGCAAATCCGTCTCCTTCGCTTCTGCCGCCGACACCCGCGAGCAGAAGCCGCAGCTGTGCGAACTCGCGCCCGACGTCTACGGCTATATCAGCGACTTCGATCCCAACTGCGGCTTCATCGTCGGCGACGAGTACGTGGTGCTGATCGACACCCGGCCCACGCCGCGCATGGCGCGCGACTTCCTCGCCGACATCCGCAAGGTCACGGACAAGCCGATCAAGTTCATCGTGCTCACCCACTACCACGCCGTGCGCGTGATGGGCGCGAGCGCCTTCGGCGAGGTGGAGGCGATCATCGCGAGCAAGGGCACGCTGGACTGGGTGCGCGAGCGCGGACAGGCCGATTTCGATTCGGAGGTCGGACGCTTTCCGCGTCTCTTCGCCGGCGTCGAGGAGATCCCCGGCCTCACCGAACCGACGATGAGCTTCGAGCGCGAGATGAGCCTCTGGCTCGGCCAGCGCGAAGTGCGCCTGATGTGCCTCGGCCGCGGCCATTCGGGCGGCGACACCGTCGCATGGCTGCCGGACTGCGGCGTGCTCTTCTCGGGCGACGTGGTCGAGAACCGCTGCGGCGTCTATGCCGGCGATGCCTACATCCAGGATTGGGCGGGCACGCTCGATGCGGTCGCGGCGCTCCGCCCGCGCGTGCTGGTGCCCGGCCGCGGCGCCGTGCTCCAGGGCGAAGCCAACTGCGCCGAGGCGATCCAGCTCACCCAGGCCTTCCTCTCGACCTTGCTCGACAGCGTACGCGCCGGCATCGCGACGGGCGACAGCCTGCGCGGCTGCTTCGAGCGCGCCGAGCAGGCGATGAAGCCGCGCTTCGGCGAATGGCCGGTCTTCCAGCATGTGCTGCCCTTCGACGTGTCGCGCGCCTATGACGAACTGCGCGGCATCGAACACCCCGTGATCTGGACTGCCGAGCGCGACCGCGAGCTCTGGCAGATCCTGCGCGGCTGATATCGACAACCTTCAAATGGAGACAACCTTGATGCGACGACTTCTGCAACTGCTGGCCGCCGGCCTCGCGATCACGCTGGCCAGCCATGCGCCGGCCCAGTCCAGCTATCCTGCCCAGCCGGTGCGCTGGATCGTTCCCTACGCGGCCGGCGGCGGCACCGACAACCTCGCGCGGGCACTCGCCGACGCCATGCAGCCTTCGCTCGGCCAGCCGATCGTGATCGACAACCGGCCCGGCGCATCGACCAACATCGGCGTGCAGGTGATGATGCAGGCCAAGCCCGACGGCTACACCATCATGCAGGCCGAGAACGCGGCGCTGCTCTTCAACGAGCACATGTTCGCCAAGCTGCCGTACAAGCCCGCCTCGGACTTCACCTACATCGGCGCCATCGGCCGCTTCCCGGTCGCGTTGGTGGTGCATCCGGACTTCCCGGCGAAGACGGTCGCGGAGTTCGTGGGCTACGTGAAGGCGCATCCGCAGAAGGTGAGCTACGCGTCGCCGGGCAACGGCTCGCCGCACCACATGGCGATGGAGCTCTTCAAGCAGAAGGCCGGCATCGACATCCAGCACGTGCCGTACAAGGGCGCCGCGCCGGCAATGACCGACGTGATGGGCGGACAGGTGCCCACGATGATGCTGGACCTCGCCTCGGGCCTGCAGGCGATCAAGGCCGGCAAGGTCCGCGTGCTGGCGATCGCGCTGCCGCAGCGGGCCGCGGCACTGCCTGAGGTGCCGACCTTCGCCGAACTGGGCTTCAAGGACGTCAACGCCTACGCCTTCCACGGCCTGATCGGCCCGGCGGGCATGCCCAAGGATGCGGTCGCGCGCCTGAACAGCGAACTCAACAAGGCCATGCAAGCGCCGAAGGTGGTCAAGCTCTTCGCCGAGTTCGGCTTCGAGGCGCTGCCCGGCACGCCGCCGGACTTCTACAAGCTCGCGCGGTCCGAGAACGAGCGCTGGGGCCAGATCATCAAGACGGCCGGGGTGCAGCTCGATTAGCACTGCCACACTGTGCGCGTCGCGTCGAAAAAGGGCGCGATCTTGTTTGGAAGCCCGCCAACCACACGGCCTCATGTGACCTGGACTTCCGCACCCGGCCACAACGCGACACTCAACCTTGTGTCGCTGAGCGGACGGTCACCATGTTCAACGTGCGGCATCTGGTGGTTGGCCGCGCTCGCTGCGCGTAACATCGGTTCTTGAGGGCGTGTCACCTCGCCCTACAGGCCATGAAACGCTTACACCGTCCTGATCTCTTCGCCTGGTCGTGCTTCGATGAAAGCCGAAACATCGACTTCTGCAGCGTGGCGTGGGTCAGATCCGGCGGCAATGTCCTCATCGATCCATTGCCGATGAGTGAACACGATCGCGCGCATCTCGAAAGCTTGGGCGGCGCGACGCTGATCGTCGTCACGAATTCCGACCATGTCCGAGGCGCGCAGAGCCTTGCGCAGCAATTCCGCGCCACGTTGTATGGACCGAGGGCCGAACGTGACAGTTTCCCGTTGCCATGCACCCACTGGCTCGGTGAAGGTGACGAACCGGCACCTGGCCTGCGCGTGCTCGAAATGCAAGGGAGCAAGACTCCCGGCGAACTCGCGCTCGTGCTGGAGAAGACGACGCTCGTCACCGGTGACCTCATACGCGGTCATGTGGGAGGCACACTCAATCTGTTGCCTGACGCCAAGCTCGCAGACCGCACTCGTGCCGTTGCCTCGGTGAAGCGAATCGTCAACGAGTATCCGCAGATCGAAACTGTCCTCGTGGGCGATGGCTGGCCCGTCTTTCACGACGGCGCGAAAGCTCTCGCGGCGATTGCAGGTTGATCGCCGAAACGGATTGGCCTCGCTACGAGCCTCGGAGGAGTTTGTGTCCCACTGCGTCCTGTGAGAACTCGATGAATCGCCGCGCCGCAAACCTCCTTCGCACGATCTTTCACGACCCGCCAAGTGGCAACATACATTGGCGCGACATCGAATCCTTGCTGAAGCACGTCGGTGCATCGCTGGAGCCGATCTCGGGCGCAAGAGTCCGCGTGAAGCTCAATCGCATGGAGGGCATACTGCACCGGCCGCACCACAGCAATGTGCTTGACGCGAGCGGTCTCATGCATGTACGCGAGTTCCTCGCGCGCGCTGGCGTGACGCCGTCGCAGTATGAAGGCAAAGGTTAGCCAAGATCCCCTTGCCGATCGGGCCCTCGGAAGGCGAGGCGAAGGAGAAAACGGAACGTAGAACTTCGCAGATCGGCCACTTGCAGACTTCCACGGCCGTCCGCTCCCATGCAGGTTCCTGAAGCCTCACCTTGCGCAGCGCGTCCCCCGGATTGATGATGTCGGTCATCGCAGGACGCCCGGTGGCGGGCAGACATCAGGAGAGCGGCATGGCACTGGATGCGTCGAAGCCCGGTCACATCACCATCCTGCACGATTCCTTCGGCAAGCCTTCTTCGCTCCGCCAGGATTGGGGATTCGCTGCGTTGATTGAATTCGGCGGGCTGCGGATCCTGTTCGACACCGGCAACAACGCGCGAGTCTTCGCACACAACGTC
This region includes:
- a CDS encoding VOC family protein, encoding MPDETAIAAPPVPVQGLHHFAWRCRDSEETRRFYEDLLGLPLAHVIKSDHVPSTGEYCPYVHIFFQMRDGSYIAFFDLGDDAAALPSPNTPAWVNHIALRVDSVEDLMAAKSRLETAGVEVLGPTDHHIIESIYFFDPNGIRLELTTPTVPKSEMDAHALKARAALDAWTERKAALRKAAHG
- a CDS encoding alpha/beta hydrolase family protein; amino-acid sequence: MAELQLAVIDIKPGAALESQSGLQMLRPRIYGAYRAPAGPKKLAAIVMHPTSNFMGHYLIGPLAERGICCMGLNSRYMGNDTVLLMERAIQDLGAGVKHLRAMGYEKVVLIGNSGGAALASFYQAQAEQLTAHHFADGDPTHLHPDDLPPVDGIALCAAHLGRTRLMRDWIDPSLTDEHDPLSVDPELDMYDSRHRVPYDADFLARFSAAQKARLDRIEHWALERLCQLRSTPGAPRDQAFIVYRTHADPRCVDLSLDANDRAPGSVWGDARQVNYSCNAMGRTSSLTAFLSQWSSRSQADGPTNLARTTCPKLLLTYTADQSTFPSTRDAWMAAGGDRIRNVDIVGGNHYLAGQPELVPRAADAIAEWAHAL
- a CDS encoding FAD-dependent monooxygenase codes for the protein METYTFAPAYELPSWPFVPPPELASAAVVRHPIVIVGAGPAGLTLACDLASRGVRAVLLDEDDTVGVRGASSRGICYAQKSLEIFARLGIYERIVEKGITWSFGRTFSDDKEVYNFNLKTDSVSAQPPFINLQQFYIEWFLVDRIHELGLTELRWKNRVTQVTPLADGVRIAVETPAGSYTIEADHLVDATGANSPIRTQLGIEAHPSRSTDRWCITDVRFKKPLPTERWTWVDAPFNEGRAVWQHLMGDGVWRIDYQMPEDCDTAHISKPEVAGARLREQLGPGVEFEFVWIGPYGYRDHLLDNFRHGRILFIGDSAHVVSPFGARGGNSGIQDAANLGWKLALVTQGLAGDALLDTYDAERRPAAVENLRVTSRSARFLAPRSPAEHTIRRAVVALAQRHPFARALVNTGRMSVANDYPAATHLPAGAKTVQNIPLRWQGGTPTTIAALLADGTQCLGLWFAPTRAQANDASALEASLPLRLVAVGGDSGLPTLQPDDVLARHLGAATPGSLCIVRPDAYRGALLNDPTPASIAAALHTALAHR
- a CDS encoding DUF2783 domain-containing protein; the encoded protein is MITEPHIPDPDGFYAAWIAAHEGLTEAQSADYNARLVLLLANQCGDQQVLLDCIAAARESGNTPTTDNPRHPT
- a CDS encoding MBL fold metallo-hydrolase → MSKSVSFASAADTREQKPQLCELAPDVYGYISDFDPNCGFIVGDEYVVLIDTRPTPRMARDFLADIRKVTDKPIKFIVLTHYHAVRVMGASAFGEVEAIIASKGTLDWVRERGQADFDSEVGRFPRLFAGVEEIPGLTEPTMSFEREMSLWLGQREVRLMCLGRGHSGGDTVAWLPDCGVLFSGDVVENRCGVYAGDAYIQDWAGTLDAVAALRPRVLVPGRGAVLQGEANCAEAIQLTQAFLSTLLDSVRAGIATGDSLRGCFERAEQAMKPRFGEWPVFQHVLPFDVSRAYDELRGIEHPVIWTAERDRELWQILRG
- a CDS encoding Bug family tripartite tricarboxylate transporter substrate binding protein is translated as MRRLLQLLAAGLAITLASHAPAQSSYPAQPVRWIVPYAAGGGTDNLARALADAMQPSLGQPIVIDNRPGASTNIGVQVMMQAKPDGYTIMQAENAALLFNEHMFAKLPYKPASDFTYIGAIGRFPVALVVHPDFPAKTVAEFVGYVKAHPQKVSYASPGNGSPHHMAMELFKQKAGIDIQHVPYKGAAPAMTDVMGGQVPTMMLDLASGLQAIKAGKVRVLAIALPQRAAALPEVPTFAELGFKDVNAYAFHGLIGPAGMPKDAVARLNSELNKAMQAPKVVKLFAEFGFEALPGTPPDFYKLARSENERWGQIIKTAGVQLD
- a CDS encoding MBL fold metallo-hydrolase, which gives rise to MKRLHRPDLFAWSCFDESRNIDFCSVAWVRSGGNVLIDPLPMSEHDRAHLESLGGATLIVVTNSDHVRGAQSLAQQFRATLYGPRAERDSFPLPCTHWLGEGDEPAPGLRVLEMQGSKTPGELALVLEKTTLVTGDLIRGHVGGTLNLLPDAKLADRTRAVASVKRIVNEYPQIETVLVGDGWPVFHDGAKALAAIAG
- a CDS encoding type II toxin-antitoxin system HicA family toxin: MNRRAANLLRTIFHDPPSGNIHWRDIESLLKHVGASLEPISGARVRVKLNRMEGILHRPHHSNVLDASGLMHVREFLARAGVTPSQYEGKG